From Canis lupus familiaris isolate Mischka breed German Shepherd chromosome 16, alternate assembly UU_Cfam_GSD_1.0, whole genome shotgun sequence, one genomic window encodes:
- the LOC475517 gene encoding LOW QUALITY PROTEIN: methylosome subunit pICln-like (The sequence of the model RefSeq protein was modified relative to this genomic sequence to represent the inferred CDS: inserted 1 base in 1 codon), protein MSFLKSFLPPAXAEGLRQQQPETKTEAVLNGKGLGTGLLYITESCLSWLDGSGLGFSLEYPTISLHAVSRDLNAYPREHLYVMVNAKFGQESKESVAEEEEDSDDDVEPIAEFRFVPSDKSALEAMFTAMCECQALHPDPEDEDSDDYDGEEYDVEAHEQGQGDIPTFYTYEGGLSHLTAEGQATLERLEGMLSQSVSSQYNMAGVRTEDSIRDYEDGMEVDTTPTVAGQFEDTDVDH, encoded by the exons ATGAGCTTCCTCAAAAGTTTTCTGCCACCGG CGGCCGAGGGGCTTCGGCAGCAGCAGCCTGAGACCAAGACCGAGGCTGTGCTGAACGGCAAGGGCCTCGGCACCGGCTTGCTCTACATCACGGAGAGCTGCCTGTCTTGGTTAGATGGCTCTGGATTAGGATTCTCACTGGAATACCCCACCATTAGCTTGCATGCGGTGTCCAGGGACCTAAATGCCTATCCACGAGAGCATTTGTATGTTATGGTGAATGCTAAATTTGGACAAGAATCAAAAGAATCTGTtgctgaagaagaagaagacagtgatgatgatgttgaACCTATTGCTGAATTTAGATTTGTGCCTAGTGATAAATCAGCATTGGAGGCAATGTTCACTGCAATGTGTGAATGCCAGGCTTTGCATCCTGATCCTGAGGATGAAGATTCAGATGATTACGATGGAGAAGAATATGATGTGGAAGCACATGAACAAGGGCAGGGGGACATCCCTACATTTTATACCTATGAAGGAGGATTATCCCATTTAACAGCAGAAGGCCAAGCCACCTTGGAGAGATTAGAAGGAATGCTTTCTCAGTCTGTGAGCAGCCAATATAACATGGCTGGAGTCCGGACAGAAGATTCAATCAGAGATTATGAAGATGGGATGGAGGTAGACACTACACCAACAGTTGCTGGACAGTTTGAGGATACAGATGTTGATCACTGA